In a genomic window of Pirellulales bacterium:
- the ccsA gene encoding cytochrome c biogenesis protein CcsA: protein MATVEAPLAEPLSPATRPVRTAAPPLLGRRTRALLMPLASLRLTVALFALSIFLVLAGTLAQRFYDVWEPVGSMFRSFVAWVELRYFLPVAWYEPSPSVGFPFPGGWLIGGFLGVNLLAAHALRFKATARGARLALGLAILFAGLVATIAVIRSGLDDTLLSELSPRLANGLWHALRAALGGGALALAWAVAVAWPQVRGTSGRWLWALGGVVAALLLALTVALFLKPEWRLDPSGLRIMWQLIKGLGASVVLLAGCWLVFGQRGGIVLLHAGVMLLMGSELHTGLTAVESQMVVAEGETVAYAEDMRASELAIIDKSDPRTDRVVRVPLSLLQQAAAGADAARTVLDDKRLPVLVRPVQVLANSSIRWLQPGESSPATAGTGLLRTADPAPSSVGTDTEQRFDEPAAFVELLDRDSNASLGTYLLHPYLTPQVVATTGGKSYEASLRFRRIEKPYQVTLLQFKAENYVGSQTAKHYESLVRLTDASRDVDRTVPIWMNNPLRYAGDTLYQSGFDMTGRARTILQVMTNSGWLVPYLACVIVGVGMFAHFAGVMARFVRRREDEAQRELAAPENGQSPSAAPGVWPRRSLLRDWRMPQVWVPLLVVLTLSGWLAGRARPPRESATQFRLSEFGALPAASNGRLLPLDTLARNTLMFISGRDAYDDANTDKKEPAIRWFAELASRAPGWQKHRVLRIENLDVLQTLGLPQRSGFRYGLDELMKSQAAYQKQVEQATAALAKSESRDQLELTQAKFLELADKVARVTMLLEAFAPHAVEGETQQEVLASLAAEQDKIERLNAAAPRALPPAAPAGQWQMPRAASFDQLAAAMAKQIGAKPQPTNPAYDPFEAVLAAYAKGNAGLFNERLADYRQFVAERAAAEAEHEASLAAAGSRGTRKFVERLQPERIAREAVYNRLGLFDACKAFYIVAFVLAAAAWLGWSEGFHRAANWLLWATFVVHTLALVARIYISGRPPVTNLYSSAVFIGWSAVLFSLLFETVYRLGIGNLLAAAVGFPSLVIASRLADGDTFTVMQAVLDTQFWLATHVVCISLGYTATFLAGFLGVFWIVLGRVGRVFDEGMQAQVTRMIYGTLCFAIFFSFVGTVLGGLWADDSWGRFWGWDPKENGALMIVLWNALVLHARWGKLVRPRGLAVLAVFGNVVTAWSWFGVNQLNIGLHSYGATSGIALALGAFAVSQLAIMAAAALPPRRAELAA, encoded by the coding sequence ATGGCGACCGTCGAAGCACCGCTCGCTGAGCCCCTTTCTCCGGCGACTCGCCCCGTACGGACCGCGGCGCCGCCGTTGTTAGGTCGTCGGACGCGGGCCCTGTTGATGCCGTTGGCGTCGCTTCGTTTGACCGTCGCGCTGTTCGCGCTGTCGATCTTCCTCGTGCTCGCCGGAACGCTAGCCCAGCGATTCTACGACGTCTGGGAACCGGTGGGGTCGATGTTCCGCTCGTTCGTGGCATGGGTCGAGCTGCGATACTTCCTGCCCGTCGCTTGGTACGAACCGTCGCCGAGCGTCGGCTTTCCGTTCCCCGGCGGCTGGCTCATCGGCGGGTTCCTGGGGGTCAATCTCCTGGCGGCGCATGCCTTGCGATTCAAGGCGACCGCGCGCGGCGCGCGGCTGGCCCTCGGGCTGGCGATCCTCTTCGCCGGGCTCGTCGCGACGATCGCCGTCATCCGCAGCGGATTGGACGACACGCTGCTCAGCGAACTCTCGCCACGCCTGGCCAACGGGCTATGGCACGCCCTGCGAGCCGCGCTCGGCGGCGGCGCCTTGGCCTTGGCTTGGGCCGTCGCGGTCGCCTGGCCGCAAGTCCGCGGCACGAGCGGCCGGTGGTTGTGGGCGTTGGGAGGAGTCGTCGCGGCGCTCTTGCTGGCGCTGACCGTCGCGTTGTTCCTCAAGCCCGAGTGGCGACTCGATCCCTCCGGCCTGCGGATCATGTGGCAGTTGATCAAAGGGCTCGGCGCCAGCGTCGTGCTGCTGGCGGGCTGCTGGCTGGTGTTCGGCCAACGGGGCGGCATCGTCCTGTTGCATGCCGGAGTGATGCTGCTGATGGGGAGCGAGCTCCACACCGGCCTCACCGCCGTGGAATCGCAAATGGTCGTCGCCGAGGGCGAGACGGTCGCCTACGCCGAGGACATGCGCGCCTCGGAACTGGCGATCATCGACAAGTCCGATCCTCGAACCGATCGCGTGGTGCGGGTCCCGCTCTCGCTGTTGCAGCAAGCCGCCGCCGGCGCCGACGCGGCGCGAACGGTGCTCGACGACAAGCGCCTGCCAGTGCTCGTGCGCCCCGTGCAGGTGTTGGCCAACTCCTCGATCCGCTGGTTGCAGCCGGGCGAGTCGTCCCCCGCGACCGCCGGAACGGGCCTGTTGCGAACCGCCGATCCCGCCCCTTCGAGCGTCGGCACGGACACCGAACAACGGTTCGACGAACCGGCGGCGTTCGTCGAACTGCTCGACCGCGACTCGAACGCATCGCTGGGAACCTACTTGCTGCACCCCTACCTGACGCCGCAGGTCGTGGCGACCACAGGCGGCAAGTCCTACGAAGCGAGCCTCCGTTTCCGCCGCATCGAGAAGCCCTACCAAGTTACGCTCCTGCAGTTCAAGGCCGAGAACTACGTCGGCAGCCAGACGGCCAAGCATTACGAGTCGCTCGTCCGGCTGACCGACGCCAGCCGCGACGTCGACCGGACCGTGCCGATTTGGATGAACAACCCGCTGCGTTACGCGGGGGACACGCTCTATCAGTCGGGCTTCGACATGACGGGCCGCGCGCGAACGATCCTGCAAGTCATGACCAACAGCGGCTGGCTCGTTCCCTACCTGGCGTGCGTAATCGTCGGCGTCGGAATGTTCGCGCATTTCGCCGGAGTGATGGCCCGGTTCGTCCGCCGGCGCGAGGACGAGGCGCAACGAGAGCTCGCCGCGCCCGAAAACGGACAATCGCCCTCCGCCGCGCCGGGCGTCTGGCCGCGGCGCTCCCTGCTGCGCGACTGGCGAATGCCGCAGGTGTGGGTCCCGCTGCTCGTGGTGCTGACGCTCTCCGGCTGGCTGGCCGGCCGGGCTCGGCCTCCCCGCGAGTCGGCGACGCAGTTCCGCCTGAGCGAGTTCGGCGCACTGCCCGCAGCGAGCAACGGCCGGCTGTTGCCGCTCGACACGCTGGCCCGCAACACCCTGATGTTCATCAGCGGTCGCGACGCGTACGACGACGCGAACACCGACAAGAAGGAACCCGCGATCCGCTGGTTTGCGGAGCTCGCCTCTCGGGCCCCCGGCTGGCAGAAGCACCGCGTGCTGCGGATCGAGAACCTCGACGTGCTGCAAACGCTCGGTTTGCCCCAACGCAGCGGATTCCGCTACGGGCTCGACGAGTTGATGAAGAGCCAGGCCGCCTACCAGAAGCAGGTGGAACAGGCCACGGCCGCGCTCGCCAAGAGCGAATCTCGCGACCAACTTGAACTGACCCAGGCCAAGTTCCTGGAACTGGCCGACAAGGTGGCCCGGGTGACGATGCTGCTTGAGGCGTTCGCTCCGCATGCCGTCGAGGGGGAGACGCAGCAGGAGGTGCTCGCCAGTCTGGCCGCCGAGCAAGACAAGATCGAACGACTCAACGCGGCCGCCCCGCGAGCGCTCCCCCCCGCCGCTCCCGCGGGACAGTGGCAGATGCCGCGCGCGGCGAGCTTCGACCAGCTCGCCGCGGCAATGGCCAAGCAAATCGGCGCCAAGCCGCAGCCGACCAATCCGGCGTACGACCCCTTCGAGGCCGTGCTGGCCGCCTACGCCAAGGGGAACGCGGGGTTGTTCAACGAGCGGCTTGCCGACTACCGACAGTTTGTCGCCGAGCGCGCCGCCGCGGAGGCGGAGCACGAAGCGAGCCTTGCCGCCGCCGGCTCGCGGGGGACGCGCAAGTTCGTCGAACGTCTCCAGCCCGAGCGGATCGCGCGCGAGGCGGTCTACAACCGCTTGGGGCTGTTCGACGCCTGCAAGGCGTTCTACATCGTCGCGTTCGTTCTCGCCGCCGCGGCGTGGCTCGGTTGGAGCGAAGGGTTCCATCGCGCCGCCAACTGGCTGCTGTGGGCGACGTTCGTCGTCCACACCCTCGCCCTCGTAGCCCGCATCTACATCTCCGGACGCCCCCCGGTGACCAACCTTTACTCTTCGGCCGTGTTCATCGGCTGGTCGGCTGTGCTGTTTTCGCTCTTGTTCGAGACGGTCTATCGCCTGGGGATCGGCAACCTGCTGGCGGCCGCCGTCGGGTTCCCGTCATTGGTGATCGCCAGCCGGCTGGCCGACGGCGACACCTTTACCGTCATGCAGGCCGTGCTCGACACGCAATTCTGGCTGGCGACGCACGTCGTGTGCATCTCGCTGGGTTACACGGCGACGTTCCTCGCCGGCTTTTTGGGCGTCTTTTGGATCGTGCTGGGACGCGTCGGGCGGGTCTTCGACGAAGGGATGCAAGCGCAGGTGACGCGGATGATCTACGGCACGCTCTGCTTCGCCATCTTCTTCAGCTTCGTCGGCACAGTGCTGGGGGGATTGTGGGCCGACGACTCATGGGGCCGCTTCTGGGGCTGGGATCCCAAGGAAAACGGCGCGCTGATGATCGTATTGTGGAACGCCCTGGTGCTCCACGCCCGCTGGGGCAAACTTGTCAGGCCGCGGGGCTTGGCGGTCCTTGCCGTGTTCGGCAACGTCGTGACCGCCTGGAGCTGGTTCGGCGTCAACCAACTCAACATCGGGTTGCACAGCTACGGCGCCACCTCCGGGATCGCCTTGGCCCTGGGGGCGTTCGCCGTCAGCCAACTGGCGATCATGGCCGCCGCGGCGCTCCCCCCTCGCCGCGCCGAACTCGCCGCGTAA
- a CDS encoding helix-turn-helix domain-containing protein, which yields MDKFVSFDEAIEKLGISSDRLNKLREDGELRAYRDGTSWKFRRDEIERFATEGLPDDAPPSDISLVADDELMEADALPDLEELAADPDELKLADLSLGDDLDLAGSGMSLDDEGPDASELDLSAEDEDTVTTSGPSPSDSILLSEEELGESVTAPPSTIIGREELEGADLDLALDEDGSDVKLAPSSGTGESHVLSSGIAGSGVLDELEKESGHTSAFADLEELELDLAAESSRVLSADDLKDAKGAGRPATPPPAKQAADSDLQIEDLTLDDDEGTDPVPAEAEKKEPAKSVGDSDIDLASDDDFVLAEAGGSDITLDSGDSGINLVSPSDSGLALDDIPLDVGGSAILSSLSLDLGEDDFSLGGSGPATPVKGKVQAKQEEPLGELQAEDDFNLTPMADLEDDGDSSSQVIALDAEMEGFGEEAEGAAFGFEEVEPGAEMEGEYGEEGLGVSAYAGTAVAPRRESEYSVFQILALGGTGFLLLISTILLTDMVRNIWGWQENLSLTSSMLDGILGIFGMRSQ from the coding sequence ATGGACAAGTTCGTCAGCTTCGACGAAGCGATCGAGAAACTCGGCATCTCCTCCGATCGGCTGAACAAGCTGCGCGAGGACGGCGAGCTGCGAGCCTACCGCGACGGGACCAGTTGGAAATTCCGCCGCGACGAGATCGAACGCTTCGCGACCGAAGGCCTCCCCGACGATGCGCCCCCCAGCGACATCAGTCTTGTGGCCGACGACGAGCTCATGGAGGCCGACGCCCTCCCTGATCTGGAAGAGTTGGCCGCCGACCCGGACGAGTTGAAACTGGCCGATCTCTCGCTCGGCGACGATCTCGATCTGGCCGGCAGCGGCATGTCGCTCGACGACGAGGGGCCTGACGCCAGCGAACTCGATCTCTCGGCCGAAGACGAGGACACCGTCACGACCTCCGGACCCTCCCCCAGCGATTCGATCCTGCTCAGCGAGGAGGAACTCGGCGAATCGGTGACGGCGCCCCCCAGTACGATCATCGGTCGCGAGGAACTCGAGGGCGCGGACCTCGACCTCGCTCTCGACGAGGACGGCAGCGACGTGAAGCTCGCCCCCTCGAGCGGCACGGGCGAATCGCACGTTCTCTCCTCGGGCATCGCCGGTTCGGGCGTGCTTGACGAGCTTGAAAAAGAATCGGGCCATACCAGCGCGTTCGCCGATCTGGAGGAGTTGGAACTCGACTTGGCCGCCGAATCGAGCCGCGTGTTGTCGGCCGACGACCTCAAGGACGCGAAGGGCGCAGGGCGTCCCGCGACGCCCCCTCCCGCGAAACAAGCGGCCGACAGCGATCTGCAGATCGAGGACCTCACGCTCGACGACGACGAAGGGACCGACCCCGTTCCCGCGGAGGCCGAGAAGAAGGAACCCGCCAAGTCGGTCGGCGACTCGGACATCGACCTGGCAAGCGACGACGACTTCGTTCTCGCCGAGGCGGGCGGCAGCGATATCACGCTCGACAGCGGCGACAGCGGCATCAATCTGGTCTCCCCCTCCGACAGCGGGCTCGCGCTTGACGACATCCCGCTCGACGTCGGCGGTTCGGCGATCCTCAGTTCCCTGTCGCTCGACCTGGGCGAGGACGATTTCTCGCTCGGGGGCAGCGGCCCCGCAACCCCGGTCAAGGGCAAGGTCCAAGCCAAGCAAGAGGAGCCGCTCGGCGAACTGCAAGCCGAAGACGACTTCAACCTGACCCCCATGGCCGACCTCGAAGACGACGGCGACAGCAGTTCGCAGGTCATCGCTCTCGATGCCGAGATGGAAGGCTTCGGCGAGGAAGCCGAGGGCGCCGCGTTCGGCTTCGAAGAAGTTGAGCCGGGCGCCGAGATGGAAGGCGAGTACGGCGAGGAGGGGCTCGGCGTTTCCGCCTACGCCGGAACGGCGGTGGCGCCCCGCCGCGAGTCGGAATACAGCGTCTTTCAGATCCTGGCCCTCGGGGGCACCGGATTCTTGCTGCTGATAAGCACGATTCTTCTCACCGACATGGTGCGCAATATCTGGGGCTGGCAGGAGAATCTCTCCCTGACCAGTTCCATGCTCGACGGCATCCTGGGCATCTTCGGAATGCGAAGCCAGTAG
- the hisN gene encoding histidinol-phosphatase has protein sequence MSDEVSPEIASRLNAAVRFARETGELTLRWFRQSSLAVERKGDGSPVTAADRAAETLLREQIAADFPGDGVLGEEFGETPGTSDFRWILDPIDGTKSFIAGAPLYTTLVAIMRGEEPQAGVIYAPATREIVYAASGGPAWQSVDGDEPTPARVSKVDNLAAATFLTTDVRSYGPAGQGGRRAVYERLESAARLTRTWGDAYGYLLVATGRAEVMIDPEMNLWDAAALQPIIEGAGGRFSDWQGRPTVHSGNSVATNALLAEAVVAITRQ, from the coding sequence ATGTCAGACGAAGTCTCCCCAGAAATCGCCTCGCGACTCAATGCGGCCGTCCGGTTCGCCCGAGAGACGGGCGAGCTCACGCTGCGATGGTTTCGGCAGTCGTCCTTGGCCGTAGAACGCAAAGGGGACGGCAGCCCGGTGACTGCTGCCGACCGGGCCGCCGAGACGCTGCTGCGGGAGCAAATCGCCGCAGACTTCCCTGGGGACGGGGTTCTGGGGGAGGAGTTCGGCGAGACTCCCGGGACGAGCGATTTCCGCTGGATTCTCGACCCGATCGACGGCACCAAGTCGTTTATCGCCGGGGCGCCGCTGTACACGACCCTGGTGGCGATCATGCGCGGCGAGGAGCCGCAGGCCGGGGTGATTTACGCGCCGGCGACTCGGGAGATCGTCTACGCGGCCAGCGGGGGACCGGCTTGGCAGAGCGTCGACGGGGACGAACCGACCCCGGCACGGGTCTCGAAGGTCGACAATTTGGCCGCGGCGACGTTTCTGACGACCGACGTACGGAGCTACGGCCCGGCCGGGCAGGGGGGGCGACGGGCCGTCTACGAGCGGCTGGAGTCGGCGGCACGTCTGACCCGGACCTGGGGAGACGCCTACGGCTATCTGCTGGTCGCGACGGGTCGGGCCGAGGTGATGATCGACCCGGAAATGAACCTGTGGGACGCTGCGGCCCTGCAGCCGATCATCGAGGGAGCCGGAGGCCGATTCAGCGACTGGCAGGGGCGACCGACGGTCCACTCGGGGAACTCGGTGGCCACGAACGCCCTGCTGGCCGAGGCGGTCGTCGCGATCACACGGCAATAG
- the rpmB gene encoding 50S ribosomal protein L28, which yields MARACEVCGKGPQLGNQVTIRGKKKYLGGVGTKITGISRRQFKPNLQRVHVTTPNGNKSKLVCTQCIRSGAVRKVVRLKPFVVPQGEKA from the coding sequence ATGGCACGAGCATGCGAAGTCTGCGGCAAGGGTCCGCAGTTGGGCAATCAGGTCACGATCCGCGGCAAGAAGAAGTACCTGGGCGGCGTCGGTACGAAGATCACCGGCATCAGCCGTCGGCAGTTCAAGCCGAATTTGCAACGGGTCCACGTAACGACCCCCAACGGCAACAAGTCGAAGCTGGTCTGCACGCAGTGCATCCGCTCGGGCGCGGTTCGCAAGGTGGTGCGTCTCAAGCCGTTCGTCGTGCCGCAGGGCGAGAAGGCGTAG
- the gatC gene encoding Asp-tRNA(Asn)/Glu-tRNA(Gln) amidotransferase subunit GatC has product MSLSRQDVEKVALLARLQLSEAELAVMTGQLAEIVAYVDQLAEVDTEGVEPMAHAVEMANVFAADEVRPSLPREAALANAPRTSGQGYLVPAVLGD; this is encoded by the coding sequence ATGTCTTTGTCGCGTCAAGACGTCGAGAAGGTCGCCCTGCTGGCCCGGCTGCAGTTGAGCGAGGCGGAGTTGGCGGTGATGACCGGCCAGCTTGCCGAAATCGTCGCCTACGTCGATCAATTGGCCGAGGTCGACACCGAGGGGGTCGAGCCGATGGCCCACGCCGTCGAGATGGCGAACGTGTTCGCCGCCGACGAAGTTCGCCCGAGCTTGCCGCGCGAGGCGGCGCTGGCGAACGCCCCGCGCACGAGCGGCCAAGGCTATCTGGTCCCCGCCGTGTTGGGAGATTGA
- a CDS encoding aspartyl/glutamyl-tRNA amidotransferase subunit A yields MSLADLTASDLLAAMSRGEASAVDVTQAHLDRIAERDGAVGAFLAVDAERALAQAAEVDRKRAAGAKLGPLAGLPIAVKDVLCDRDGRTTCASRMLENFRPPYDATVVARLKQADAVLLGRVNMDEFAMGGSTENSAFLATRNPWDLERTPGGSSGGSAACVAARMAPLAIGTDTGGSIRQPAGNCGIVGLKPTYGRVSRFGLVAFASSLDQVGPMARSVRDAALLLETISGHDPSDATSIDVPVPSYTKTLDEPLKGLRIGVAKEHFAEGLDAEVEAAVRGAIAEYQSQGAEIREISLPHSKYAVATYYVIAPSEASSNLARYDGVHYGYRTDQATMLAELTAERKALSEAGDAAGLAQLDAALVRMYRRTRAEGFGPEVKRRIMLGTYALSAGYYDAYYLKALRVRRLIRQDYDQAFEGVDLIAGPVTAAPAFKLGEMVDDPLAMYLIDLYTVGANLAGLPGISLPCGFTSAGLPIGLQLTAPPLAEDRLLRGAQMYRQATDWHNRRPTLARQSGIGK; encoded by the coding sequence ATGTCGCTTGCCGATCTCACCGCCAGTGACCTGCTCGCCGCGATGTCGCGCGGCGAGGCGTCGGCCGTCGACGTGACGCAGGCTCATCTCGATCGGATTGCCGAGCGCGACGGAGCGGTCGGCGCCTTTCTGGCCGTCGACGCCGAGCGGGCTTTAGCTCAAGCGGCCGAGGTCGATCGCAAGCGCGCCGCCGGCGCGAAACTCGGCCCGCTCGCCGGACTGCCGATCGCCGTGAAGGACGTCTTGTGCGATCGCGACGGCCGGACGACCTGCGCCTCGCGGATGCTCGAGAACTTTCGCCCGCCGTACGACGCGACGGTCGTGGCGCGGCTCAAGCAGGCCGACGCGGTGTTGCTGGGTCGGGTGAACATGGACGAGTTCGCCATGGGAGGCTCGACCGAGAACTCGGCGTTCCTAGCGACGCGCAATCCGTGGGACCTGGAGCGGACCCCGGGCGGTTCCAGCGGCGGCTCGGCGGCGTGCGTCGCCGCAAGGATGGCGCCGCTGGCAATCGGCACCGACACCGGCGGTTCGATTCGCCAACCGGCCGGCAACTGCGGCATTGTCGGGCTCAAGCCCACGTACGGTCGGGTGAGCCGCTTCGGGCTCGTGGCGTTCGCCAGCAGCCTGGATCAAGTCGGCCCGATGGCCCGCTCGGTTCGCGATGCGGCGCTGCTGTTGGAAACGATTTCGGGGCACGACCCGAGCGACGCGACCTCGATCGACGTTCCCGTGCCGTCGTATACAAAGACGCTCGACGAACCGCTCAAGGGATTGCGCATCGGCGTCGCCAAGGAGCATTTTGCGGAGGGGCTCGACGCGGAGGTCGAGGCGGCGGTCCGCGGGGCGATCGCCGAGTACCAGTCGCAGGGAGCCGAGATCCGCGAGATCTCGCTGCCGCACAGCAAGTACGCGGTGGCGACCTACTACGTGATCGCCCCCAGCGAGGCGTCGAGCAATTTGGCTCGGTACGACGGGGTCCACTACGGCTACCGCACCGATCAGGCGACGATGCTCGCCGAGCTGACCGCCGAGCGAAAGGCGCTGAGCGAGGCCGGCGACGCCGCAGGACTGGCGCAGCTCGACGCCGCCCTGGTGCGAATGTACCGCCGCACCCGAGCCGAGGGGTTCGGTCCCGAGGTGAAGCGACGGATCATGCTCGGCACGTATGCGCTGAGCGCCGGGTATTACGACGCGTATTACCTGAAGGCGCTCCGCGTGCGGCGGCTGATTCGGCAGGACTACGACCAAGCGTTCGAGGGGGTCGACCTGATCGCCGGCCCTGTGACGGCCGCGCCGGCGTTCAAGCTAGGCGAGATGGTCGACGACCCGCTCGCCATGTACCTGATCGACCTGTACACGGTCGGCGCGAACCTGGCGGGACTGCCGGGGATCAGCCTGCCGTGCGGCTTCACGTCCGCGGGTCTGCCGATCGGCCTGCAACTGACCGCCCCCCCGCTCGCCGAGGACCGCCTCCTCCGCGGCGCCCAGATGTACCGACAAGCGACCGACTGGCACAATCGGCGACCGACGTTGGCGAGGCAATCAGGAATCGGCAAGTAA
- the gatB gene encoding Asp-tRNA(Asn)/Glu-tRNA(Gln) amidotransferase subunit GatB, producing the protein MTQPYVTVVGLEVHVQLATQSKLFCRCSTRFGAEPNTQTCPVCIGMPGTLPVMNREAYLLALRTAVALNCDVPEFTKWDRKQYYYPDLPKGYQISQYDLPMSDDGYLEICDLKDRFEPKKVRIIRAHLEEDAGKSVHDELAGKGDSEIDLNRTGTPLLEIVSQPDMRGAAEARAYLSELKLLLTYIGVSDCNMQEGSLRCDANVNLHIDHDGEHVATPIVEIKNLNSFRAVERAIEYEAQRQYREWQETGRRIGQVPKQTRGWDDAAGATRPQREKEESSDYRYFPDPDLVPVVTSAEEVDAVRAGLCELPAALRTRLGDQYGLSPYDADVLVNQGRALVEYFAVAADASGDPKATCNWISQDVLRVLKEREASIDQFELSAEGLAELVKAIDDGRLPSPRAREAFDAMLAEGLDVAAAIERLGIEQVDESALVNLCRELLAANPRIVADVQGGKQQAVGALIGQAKKKNPNVDPGRLREICLELIAGM; encoded by the coding sequence ATGACCCAACCTTACGTCACCGTCGTCGGCCTTGAGGTTCACGTGCAGTTGGCCACGCAGAGCAAGTTGTTCTGCCGGTGCAGCACGCGATTCGGGGCCGAGCCGAATACGCAGACTTGCCCCGTGTGCATTGGCATGCCGGGGACGTTGCCGGTGATGAATCGCGAGGCGTACTTGTTGGCCCTGCGGACGGCGGTGGCGCTGAACTGCGACGTTCCTGAATTCACGAAGTGGGACCGCAAGCAGTACTACTACCCCGACCTGCCCAAGGGGTACCAAATCAGCCAGTACGACTTGCCGATGTCGGACGACGGGTATCTGGAAATTTGCGATCTGAAGGACCGCTTCGAGCCGAAGAAGGTCCGCATCATTCGAGCGCATCTCGAGGAGGACGCGGGCAAAAGCGTCCATGACGAGCTGGCCGGCAAAGGGGACAGCGAGATCGATCTCAATCGCACGGGGACGCCGCTGTTGGAGATCGTGTCGCAGCCCGACATGCGGGGCGCTGCCGAGGCACGAGCCTATCTGAGCGAACTGAAGCTGCTGCTGACGTACATCGGCGTCTCGGACTGCAATATGCAGGAAGGGAGCCTGCGGTGCGACGCGAACGTCAACCTGCACATCGATCACGACGGCGAGCATGTCGCGACGCCGATCGTCGAAATCAAGAATCTCAACAGCTTTCGCGCCGTCGAACGAGCGATCGAGTACGAGGCGCAGCGACAGTATCGCGAGTGGCAGGAGACGGGACGTCGGATCGGGCAGGTTCCTAAGCAAACCCGCGGCTGGGACGACGCCGCGGGGGCGACTCGGCCGCAGCGCGAGAAGGAAGAATCGAGCGACTACCGCTACTTCCCCGATCCGGATCTCGTGCCGGTCGTCACGTCGGCCGAGGAGGTCGACGCGGTCCGTGCGGGGCTGTGCGAATTGCCGGCTGCGCTGCGGACGCGACTGGGGGATCAGTACGGCCTGAGCCCCTACGACGCCGACGTGCTGGTGAACCAGGGGCGCGCGCTGGTCGAGTACTTCGCCGTCGCGGCGGACGCGTCGGGGGACCCGAAGGCGACCTGCAACTGGATCTCGCAGGACGTGCTGCGGGTGCTCAAGGAGCGGGAGGCGTCGATCGACCAGTTCGAGCTGTCGGCCGAGGGGCTGGCGGAGCTTGTCAAAGCGATCGACGACGGTCGGTTGCCGAGTCCCCGGGCTCGCGAGGCGTTCGACGCGATGCTGGCCGAGGGACTCGACGTCGCGGCGGCGATTGAGCGATTGGGAATCGAGCAGGTCGATGAATCGGCGCTCGTGAACTTGTGCCGCGAATTGCTGGCCGCGAATCCGCGGATTGTCGCGGACGTGCAAGGGGGGAAGCAGCAGGCCGTCGGGGCGCTGATCGGGCAGGCGAAGAAGAAGAATCCCAACGTCGACCCCGGGCGGTTGCGGGAGATTTGCTTGGAGTTGATCGCGGGAATGTAA
- a CDS encoding SAM-dependent chlorinase/fluorinase, whose amino-acid sequence MTSPIITLATDFGVGSPYVAAMKGVILSLCPAARIVDLSHAIPPQDVRQGAIVLAETTPLFPAGTIHVAVVDPGVGTERAIVYAEIGEQRYVCPDNGLLSRLASREKPRKIRSIVDPRWMRQPVSATFHGRDVMAPAAARLAAGLDPDELGPPLAELTRLALPGAKNVANSISGEVVSIDSFGNLVTNIGRDMLAAVPTDETVSVTCDDHETRGIFRTYADQPEMTLIALIGSNDALELAIVGDSAAIMLGVKVGTPVVVAW is encoded by the coding sequence ATGACGTCTCCGATCATCACGCTCGCCACCGACTTCGGCGTCGGCAGCCCCTATGTCGCGGCGATGAAGGGGGTGATCCTGTCGCTGTGCCCAGCGGCGCGGATCGTCGACTTGTCGCACGCCATTCCGCCGCAAGACGTGCGACAGGGGGCGATCGTGCTGGCCGAGACGACGCCCCTGTTTCCCGCGGGGACGATTCACGTGGCGGTCGTCGATCCGGGGGTGGGAACCGAGCGGGCGATCGTCTACGCGGAAATCGGCGAGCAGCGGTACGTTTGCCCCGACAACGGACTGTTGTCGCGGTTGGCGAGTCGGGAAAAGCCCCGTAAGATACGTTCCATCGTCGACCCGCGGTGGATGCGCCAGCCGGTATCGGCCACGTTTCACGGTCGCGACGTGATGGCCCCCGCGGCGGCGCGGCTGGCGGCGGGTCTCGATCCCGACGAACTGGGGCCGCCCCTTGCGGAATTGACTCGTCTGGCCCTCCCCGGAGCGAAGAACGTGGCGAATTCGATCTCCGGCGAAGTTGTTTCGATCGACTCGTTCGGCAACCTCGTCACCAACATTGGGCGCGACATGCTCGCCGCGGTTCCGACGGACGAGACGGTCAGCGTGACCTGCGACGATCACGAAACGCGGGGGATTTTTCGCACCTACGCCGACCAGCCCGAGATGACGCTCATCGCACTGATCGGCTCGAACGACGCCCTGGAACTGGCGATCGTCGGGGACAGTGCGGCGATCATGCTGGGGGTCAAGGTCGGGACCCCCGTGGTCGTGGCGTGGTAG